One Desulfomicrobium escambiense DSM 10707 DNA segment encodes these proteins:
- a CDS encoding transposase: MVRKNSILSSSELKGLLEGEQDVLKELVRAVVQQTLEAEMDAALGASKGERTEGRLGYRSGYYGRTLITRVGKLELR, from the coding sequence ATGGTCAGGAAGAATTCTATTCTATCGTCGTCTGAACTGAAAGGGCTTCTTGAAGGCGAACAGGATGTTTTGAAGGAACTCGTGCGTGCGGTTGTCCAGCAAACGTTGGAGGCCGAGATGGACGCAGCCCTTGGAGCATCCAAGGGTGAGCGCACAGAGGGCCGTCTGGGCTATCGCAGTGGCTATTATGGCCGCACCCTGATCACCCGCGTCGGCAAGCTCGAACTCCG
- a CDS encoding DedA family protein — translation MPWSFFLLKIPHTTGFLAHRGYMDLRLVVLCAYLGSMAGDQLFFFLGRRHGQQWLVRHEGWRAGIERVDRLMSRYGWVVLLGFRFAYGLRSVTPFALGLSGLPAMKFAVFNLVGALIWAVVVGGAGYLFGSTLELFMDRLARYEHLMAAGILAAGVVIWAGRRWLNRRRKA, via the coding sequence ATGCCATGGTCTTTCTTTTTGCTGAAGATCCCGCACACTACCGGCTTTCTGGCGCACCGCGGTTACATGGACCTGCGGCTGGTCGTCCTGTGCGCGTATCTCGGCAGCATGGCGGGCGATCAGCTGTTTTTCTTTCTCGGCCGCCGGCACGGGCAGCAGTGGCTTGTTCGCCACGAGGGGTGGCGGGCCGGGATCGAGCGCGTCGACCGGCTCATGTCGCGGTACGGATGGGTTGTGCTGCTGGGCTTCCGCTTTGCCTATGGCCTGCGCTCGGTGACCCCGTTCGCCCTGGGCCTGAGCGGGCTGCCGGCCATGAAATTCGCGGTCTTCAATCTTGTCGGGGCCCTGATCTGGGCGGTGGTCGTGGGAGGTGCGGGGTACCTGTTCGGTTCCACGCTGGAACTTTTCATGGACCGGCTGGCCCGCTACGAGCATCTCATGGCCGCCGGAATCCTGGCGGCGGGCGTTGTCATCTGGGCCGGTCGCCGCTGGCTGAACCGGCGGAGAAAGGCCTGA
- a CDS encoding RNA methyltransferase, with protein MLENIDVILFRPKYPENIGSVARACKNMGCGQIVLVDPWNWNIDKALPLATHHARHLLDNVRIHATLAEALAPYSFSYGTTARTGGWRKSIQTPEEAAPQIIEQRNTGGSVAIVFGPEDKGLTNDETELCNHLLTIPTTDSLTSLNLSQAVMVVLYECFKKSLTKPFKIAGQPKDRYINHEEREILFSELRETLIDIDYLKPENPDYFMLSIKRILNRVNPRLNEYNQLMGLCRQIQRIVNIAKGRQA; from the coding sequence GTGCTCGAGAACATCGACGTCATCCTCTTCCGGCCCAAGTACCCCGAGAACATCGGGTCCGTGGCCAGGGCCTGCAAGAACATGGGCTGCGGCCAGATCGTGCTCGTGGACCCGTGGAACTGGAACATCGACAAGGCCCTGCCCCTGGCCACGCACCACGCCCGGCACCTGCTGGACAACGTGCGCATCCACGCCACCCTGGCCGAGGCCCTGGCGCCCTACTCCTTCTCCTACGGGACCACGGCCCGCACGGGCGGCTGGCGCAAGTCCATCCAGACGCCCGAGGAGGCCGCGCCGCAGATCATCGAGCAGCGCAACACCGGCGGCTCCGTGGCCATCGTCTTCGGCCCCGAGGACAAGGGCCTGACCAACGACGAGACGGAGCTGTGCAACCACCTCCTGACCATCCCCACCACCGACAGCCTGACGTCCCTGAACCTGAGCCAGGCCGTCATGGTCGTGCTCTACGAGTGCTTCAAGAAGTCGCTGACCAAACCCTTCAAGATCGCGGGCCAACCCAAGGACCGCTACATCAACCACGAGGAGCGCGAGATCCTCTTCTCCGAACTGCGCGAAACCCTCATCGACATCGACTACCTCAAGCCCGAGAACCCCGACTACTTCATGCTGTCCATCAAGCGCATCCTGAACCGGGTCAACCCGCGGCTGAACGAATACAACCAGCTCATGGGCCTGTGCCGGCAGATTCAGCGCATCGTGAATATCGCCAAGGGCCGTCAGGCCTGA
- the ychF gene encoding redox-regulated ATPase YchF, with amino-acid sequence MGLSIGIVGLPNVGKSTLFNALTKAQNAESANYPFCTIEPNKAVVPVPDPRLAKLQELAASQKVIQATVDFIDIAGLVKGASQGEGLGNQFLANIRECDAILHVVRCFENDDVIHVSGSVDPIRDIDIIDTELILADLQAAERKADRLSKQLKGDKKLGVQLELLQKLITHLNAGRPACELEELKSDLGQELRKDLLLITFKPVIYGMNVDEEGLAEDNDYVRQVRALAEARGSRAVKISARIEEELVGLSPEEAQEFLASYGVTESGLDLVIRTGYEMLGLCSYFTAGPKEVRAWTIRQGTKAPQGAGVIHTDFERGFIRAEVIAFDDYVKHGTEAKCRAAGVLRVEGKEYVLKDGDVVHFLFNV; translated from the coding sequence ATGGGACTGAGCATCGGCATCGTGGGTCTGCCCAACGTGGGCAAGTCCACCCTCTTCAACGCGCTGACCAAGGCACAGAACGCCGAGAGCGCCAACTACCCCTTCTGCACCATCGAGCCCAACAAGGCCGTGGTCCCGGTGCCCGACCCGCGCCTGGCCAAGCTGCAGGAACTGGCCGCCTCCCAGAAGGTCATCCAGGCCACGGTGGACTTCATCGACATCGCCGGGCTGGTCAAGGGCGCGAGCCAGGGCGAGGGCCTGGGTAACCAGTTCCTGGCCAACATCCGCGAGTGCGACGCCATCCTGCACGTGGTGCGCTGCTTCGAGAACGACGACGTCATCCACGTCAGCGGCTCGGTCGACCCCATCCGCGACATCGACATCATCGACACCGAGCTCATCCTGGCCGACCTGCAGGCTGCCGAGCGCAAGGCCGACCGCCTGTCCAAGCAGCTCAAGGGCGACAAGAAGCTGGGCGTGCAGCTGGAACTGCTGCAGAAGCTCATCACGCATCTGAACGCGGGCAGGCCGGCCTGCGAACTCGAAGAGCTGAAGAGCGACCTGGGCCAGGAACTGCGCAAGGATCTCCTGCTCATCACCTTCAAGCCCGTCATCTACGGCATGAACGTGGACGAGGAAGGGCTGGCCGAGGACAACGACTACGTGCGCCAGGTGCGCGCCCTGGCCGAAGCCCGCGGCTCCCGCGCCGTGAAGATCTCGGCCCGCATCGAGGAGGAGCTGGTTGGCCTCTCGCCCGAGGAGGCCCAGGAGTTCCTGGCGTCCTACGGCGTGACCGAGTCGGGCCTCGATCTCGTCATCCGCACGGGCTACGAGATGCTCGGCCTGTGCTCCTACTTCACGGCCGGCCCCAAGGAAGTGCGCGCCTGGACCATCCGCCAGGGCACCAAGGCCCCCCAGGGCGCGGGTGTCATCCACACGGACTTCGAGCGCGGCTTCATCCGGGCCGAGGTCATCGCCTTCGACGACTACGTCAAGCACGGCACCGAGGCCAAATGCCGCGCCGCCGGGGTGCTGCGGGTGGAAGGCAAGGAGTACGTCCTGAAGGACGGCGACGTGGTCCACTTCCTGTTCAACGTCTAG